In the Salmo trutta chromosome 13, fSalTru1.1, whole genome shotgun sequence genome, TTATGTTATTCTGTCAGAAACTGGGGTTTGGTCAAAAGATGTTACTCAATAAGATCAGCAAAAGGGTAGGCCTTCTGTTGGAAATACAAAGAGACGGCATACAATGAAACCTGTGCGTGTCTGCCTGCGTGTCTGCCTGCGTGTCTGCCTGCGTGTCTGCCTGCGTGTCTGCCTGCGTGTCTGCCTGCGtgtctgcctgcgtgtgtgtgtaccaggCTAGAGGAGCTGATGCGGGTGAAGCAGGAggagcggagagagagggagcgagcggaagaggtggacagagagaagcagaggaggaggcagggccAGGAGCTGCTGCAGGTCAAACAGAAACTGCAGGAGGATGAGATGAAGAAAATGGTTGACCTGCGCCGGAGAGAGAAGAACGACGACAAAATGGCCAAGTAAGCCATGAAGTCAATGGGCTTGTTAGTCATTTCAGCCAGCATTGCAGGCGACTGCCAATTAACTGATCTACAAAATACTTTGTGTATAAGTATTATTATTTTAGATCATttagtcagtcacaatttacccacaaTACATCACGGATGGATTTGATGCTTTCGACATGGCCAGTGGCTGTTGTCTCAAAGCGCATTGGAGGAGAGGATCCAAGGTCCCTCCCTCGAACCTCCTCCAATGAGCTTTGAGAGGAATTTAGGAAACAAAAATAGCTAGTAATGTTTTCAGACACAGCCAATAGTTGCTTCTTCGAAACGGCTTAGTGCAAATGAGGTCTATTCCCACTCCACAACTCTTCTCttgctcccgagtgacgcagcggtctaaggcactgcatctcagtgcaagaggcgtcactacagtccctggtacaaatccaggctgtatcacatccagccgtgtttgggagtcccatggggcggcgcacaattggcccagcgtcatccaggtttggccggggtaggccgtcattgtaaataagaatttgttcttaactgacttgcctagttaaatatatatatatattttttaatccaattactgctctctctctcaggcagCGGGTGCGAGACAAGATAGCAcgcgacagagaggagagagcactTAAGGTACTGACTGCACCTACAGCATCTGACCCGTATGCTGAACTGTTGCTAAATAACGTCTCCATATCTTTCATAGAAAGAGTTGAACGCACTAACCCATTCTACGCCTCTCTTCTCCAGTTTGGAGGTGGTTCTTCTAGTAGAGCTGTAACCTCCCCTTCAGCAGAGGGCCCTCCCTCCTCTCCGCCCAGTCAGGGCCCGCCTCCCGCCAAGAAGGACTATAACGAGTGCAGAATACAGGTAAGGGGCAATGGATGTCTATGGCCTAGTTCTCATTCTGTTCATACTCACAACTGATGTACAATGCATTTGACACAACAGATCTTTTTTATGAGTTTGTTTGCACAAGAATCCTTTGACAACCGTTGTTTGGTGTCTTAACAGTCAATAAAGTTTATTCATTCATCCTCCTGTCCGCAGGTGCGTATGCTTGACGGCTCGGCACTGACCTCCGTGTTCAAGGCCCAGGAGCCGCTGGCTGCCGTGCGTGTCTACATCCAGATGAATGGCGACGCCCCCGAGGGCCAGGACTTCACGCTGCTGTCCCCATACCCACGCCGCGTTTACACAGAACTGGACATGGAGAAACCCCTACAGGAGTTGGGTGAGCAGACAGGACGATGCCCCCCTCTTACTGGGCTTGTACAGTCACAATAGTCTAAAGTGGCTTTCTCTCCTTCATCCGCACTAATCTGAAAGGACTGGAGAGGTCAAAACCAGCCAAAGACATATTGCTTTCTTCTATGCTGTGTTGCAGTTATAGATTAATCTAATATGAGATTGAAGGTGTGTTCTAGTTTGTGtagcgaccaataacatttgatacgGTCTTAACTGTTTTGTGTCATTGTTCAGGTTTGGTGCCTTCAGCTGTGCTGGTCGTTGCAAAGAAATAAGGACCTGAAGTAAAAAGATGCTTCATGAGCCAACATCATTTATCACCCCCAACAGGACAGAGACCAGGATGTCAACTATGGATTGATTCTCCTTCAACAAACACTTTGAACTTTAATCTGAACCTTTAATGGCAACACAAAATGGATGACTGTATTGACTCTCATGGGGCCTAAAGTTAGACATGGCTCGTTGACACTGACACTTTCCACTGCATTGCAAGTCGTAGTTTTTCAAAGTTAAATCATTTTACAGTGGTGTTATTGCATACTCACTCAAACTTGAATAAAACTTACTTGGAGAGTAATGTGGTGGACTGAACATACTTTCCACAGAGAATGCAACAACTCAAAACTTACAGGAATAACCTGTTTTTTTATGAAGCTGCACAATCCAAGGCTCCAAATCAGTTTAACAGATACTTAATATACATACACATTTCCAAGAATTCACATTAAGCTTCACTGAAATGGTTTATTGAGCAATGTTAAAAGTGAAGATTCAATAGTTACATTTTCAAAAACTGAGTGATAAAGGCAAAAGTTGTGGTGGTTTACGAGTGGATTTTTACAAACATTTAACAGATTCCTACTCCTAAAGTTTTACCAAACATGACCAATGCTGTTAGTTTTGGAAATGTCCATTAGGTACAGCATAGCGTACATCCACTTATTACGCCTTGCTTGACCAGAGGCACTGGTACCTGCATACAACAACATGGCTTCCCTATCTTCTGTCTGGAGGACTCGACTGGGCAGAAACTTGAATGGCGATCCACAAGCTTTGAATGAGGGACAATAGATTGATCTTAACCTGCTCGTATATGAAAAGAGCTCCGACTTCACACTATAAAACACCATTATGTACATTAGAAAAAAAGACTAGCCTATACTTCTGGAATGATGCAAGACTTTAAATAATACAGGACCTGTGGAGACGGGTTTGCTTAAAGTGAAAGGGGCTGCATGTAGAAGAGAATACAAAAATAGTTTATCATTAAAACAATGTACAGGAGCACATTTTCAAAGATCAAACAAGTAGTAGATGTCACACCCCTGTTCCTGATAAAAGATATGAGTTAAATCCctaatggcaacctattccctacaaagtgcactacttttgacctgggccctggtcaaagagagtgtactacataggaaataaggtgccatttggactCATTCGTGGAGTTTAAACTGAGGTGGTGGTGAGTTCACTGAACAATGGTGTCACAGCATTTCTCTTCCCCCTTAGCTGGGAGGGTAGTAACCCTGATTGTAGTTCCAGGGTTGCTGGTAGCCTCCGTATCCCCCGTACTGTGGTTgctgaaagaggagaggaaaaccaTTAATCAACACTTGAGTGCAGGGGTATTCAAATGTTACCCTATGAGGTCCAAACTACTGCTGGTTTTCccttctacctgataattaattgcacccacctggtgtctcaggtctaaatcagtctctGATTAAAGGGGAAGAATGAAAGAAACACAGTGGAACTGTTTTCCAGGTCCAGATTTTGAATTTGAGGGCTTTCGTCTAATATCTGGCTAGATGGTACAGTAACAATCCCCGTCGTACCTGATACCAGCTTCCATAGCCTGCGTAGCCTGCATGAGCCGCACTCATGTCCCCACCCATCATGGGTGGAGGTGGTGTCGTCATGGGAACATGGGGCATTGTGGGAGGGGCCGGTGGTGGAGCGGGCACAGCGGAGCCATCTTCTCCTTTACTCATCTTTTCTGGGTCCTCGCCGTCTCTGCAGATCAATCAATACAACAACTACGTCAATAACCAATCCATCAACAGTTTATA is a window encoding:
- the LOC115205580 gene encoding UBX domain-containing protein 1 codes for the protein MAEQTTLDSLLEMGFDRNRAEKAVAHTGNQGIERAMDWLMEHEGDPDIDEPYVPPVGNVLGGSDPQLPSPAAQPTAEGADPATDGGDQMIHDGDTKQPMTEEEKREQIKRLEELMRVKQEERRERERAEEVDREKQRRRQGQELLQVKQKLQEDEMKKMVDLRRREKNDDKMAKQRVRDKIARDREERALKFGGGSSSRAVTSPSAEGPPSSPPSQGPPPAKKDYNECRIQVRMLDGSALTSVFKAQEPLAAVRVYIQMNGDAPEGQDFTLLSPYPRRVYTELDMEKPLQELGLVPSAVLVVAKK